From the genome of Thermoflexus hugenholtzii, one region includes:
- a CDS encoding tetratricopeptide repeat protein yields MIAELPIARTKIYPPVRRGPLLERPRLLNFLHENIDKTLILLSAPAGYGKTALLIQFYHDTDLPVAWYSLDETDRNLHRFVEHLVASLRERFPAFGRLTLGVLRAGAPPETVATAMINDMLENIPDYFALILDDYHMVAEHPGIQILMRHLLERAPEHLHILLASRGPYGLPMTPLVARQQATGLGARHLAFTPEEVRTLFARHYAMELSEEEARALAQETEGWITAILLLVEHLRETGAYRPLRPGEPGALYRYLEEEVLRRQPPELQDFLLETAILPLFNVAACNAVRARDDSARWIEEADRRQLFLIQVETTAEGPWYRYHHLFREFLNLRLRSWDPARYRVLHQRAGRWFADRGDAEAAVAHFLEAGDLEAAVEAMEGAVRSVFAAGRLETLGRWFRALPPARLRQAPRLLLYQAKMLADTGRPEAALHLLDQAAAACGPGDDQVRVEIEIQRASTLNLMGRHAEALAAAEAALAACRPEWTHPLAAAHRPRGFARLAQGRPREAEQDLRQAMALFRSLEAPYDLVNTLIELAEALRAQDRLVEMDLYLQEALALARSLENPRPLIVLLNNLGYTAYARCQFEAARRYYEEGLGLARQVGNRRMEAFLLIGLADLARDEERLEEAMAAYRAALEIAREIRNAYLTAYGLEGLGRALRLKGQPRQALAPLREAAEMATRLGVQTLAAVAALSRGMAEVEAGQALDGLSRMAPALERLQGADLPTRVWGHFLMARAYFLAHRQRDALQQLAEAARLNGPDLLVAPLLPELRRADRLFRVAGRRGVEWPRIWDPLRRLGRSRRASARAASPPMEIRAFGPGEVWIEGQRVAWPEGRKAWELFFFMLSVGSATREEIGAALWPDADPARLTGQFHSAKWRLKRILKREVLVFREGRYAFDRRQPHWYDVEIFEAHLRQARAARGTPEALSHLRAAVELYRGDYLSGWNAEWAVERRERLRAQYLEALLTLAEATLTAGEPAAALAWFQQALQADPYLEAACLGALRCYLALDQPGAALDLYRQYAARLERELGLRPSPEAQALYESIRRARSPTGRP; encoded by the coding sequence ATGATTGCGGAGCTCCCCATTGCCAGAACCAAGATCTACCCGCCGGTGCGGCGCGGGCCGCTGCTGGAGCGTCCTCGCTTGCTCAACTTCCTGCACGAGAACATCGATAAGACCCTCATCCTGCTCTCCGCACCGGCCGGTTACGGAAAGACCGCCCTCCTCATCCAGTTCTATCACGACACCGACCTCCCCGTCGCCTGGTATAGCCTGGATGAGACGGACCGGAACCTCCACCGCTTCGTGGAGCACCTGGTGGCGTCCCTCCGGGAGCGGTTCCCTGCCTTCGGCCGCCTCACCCTGGGGGTGTTGCGGGCCGGCGCCCCTCCGGAGACGGTGGCCACCGCCATGATCAACGATATGCTCGAGAACATCCCCGACTACTTCGCCCTGATCCTCGACGACTACCATATGGTGGCCGAGCACCCTGGCATCCAGATCCTGATGCGCCACCTGCTGGAGCGCGCCCCCGAGCACCTTCACATCCTGCTGGCCAGCCGCGGCCCCTACGGCCTCCCGATGACCCCCCTGGTCGCCCGCCAGCAGGCCACCGGCCTGGGCGCCCGCCACCTCGCCTTCACCCCTGAGGAGGTCCGCACCCTCTTCGCCCGCCACTACGCCATGGAGCTCTCCGAGGAGGAAGCCCGGGCCCTGGCCCAGGAGACCGAGGGGTGGATCACCGCCATCCTCCTCCTGGTGGAGCACCTGCGGGAGACCGGGGCCTACCGCCCCCTGCGGCCCGGCGAGCCCGGCGCCCTCTACCGGTATCTCGAGGAGGAGGTCCTGCGCCGCCAGCCCCCCGAGCTCCAGGACTTCCTCCTGGAGACCGCCATCCTCCCCCTCTTCAACGTCGCCGCCTGCAACGCCGTGCGCGCCCGGGACGACTCCGCCCGCTGGATCGAGGAGGCCGACCGCCGCCAGCTCTTCCTGATCCAGGTCGAGACCACCGCGGAGGGCCCCTGGTATCGCTATCACCATCTCTTCCGGGAGTTCCTCAACCTCCGCCTGCGCTCCTGGGACCCCGCCCGTTACCGGGTCCTCCATCAGCGGGCGGGCCGGTGGTTCGCCGACCGCGGCGACGCCGAGGCCGCCGTCGCTCACTTCTTAGAGGCCGGGGACCTGGAGGCCGCCGTCGAGGCCATGGAGGGGGCGGTGCGCAGCGTCTTCGCCGCCGGGCGCCTGGAGACCCTGGGCCGGTGGTTCCGGGCCCTGCCCCCCGCCCGCCTCCGGCAGGCCCCGCGCCTGTTGCTTTACCAGGCCAAGATGCTCGCCGATACCGGCCGGCCGGAGGCCGCCCTCCACCTCCTGGACCAGGCCGCGGCGGCCTGCGGGCCGGGGGACGACCAAGTCCGGGTGGAGATCGAGATCCAGCGGGCCTCCACCCTGAACCTGATGGGCCGGCACGCCGAGGCCCTCGCCGCCGCCGAGGCCGCCCTCGCCGCCTGCCGGCCGGAGTGGACCCACCCCCTGGCCGCCGCCCACCGGCCGCGGGGCTTCGCCCGCCTCGCCCAGGGCCGCCCCCGGGAGGCCGAGCAGGACCTCCGCCAGGCCATGGCCCTGTTCCGCTCCCTGGAGGCCCCTTATGACCTCGTGAACACCCTCATCGAGCTCGCCGAGGCCCTGCGGGCCCAGGACCGGCTGGTGGAGATGGACCTCTACCTCCAGGAGGCCCTGGCCCTGGCCCGGTCCTTAGAGAACCCCCGTCCTCTCATCGTGTTGCTGAACAACCTGGGCTACACGGCCTACGCCCGGTGCCAGTTCGAGGCCGCCCGGCGCTACTACGAGGAGGGCCTGGGGCTGGCCCGCCAGGTGGGGAACCGGCGGATGGAGGCTTTCCTCCTCATCGGCCTGGCGGACCTGGCCCGGGACGAGGAGCGGCTGGAGGAGGCCATGGCGGCCTACCGGGCGGCCCTGGAGATCGCCCGGGAGATCCGCAACGCCTACCTCACCGCCTACGGCCTGGAGGGATTGGGGCGGGCCCTGCGGCTGAAGGGGCAGCCCCGCCAGGCCCTCGCCCCCCTGCGGGAGGCGGCGGAGATGGCGACCCGCCTGGGGGTGCAGACCCTGGCCGCGGTGGCCGCCCTCTCCCGGGGGATGGCCGAGGTGGAGGCCGGGCAGGCCCTGGACGGCCTCTCCCGCATGGCCCCGGCCCTGGAGCGCCTGCAGGGGGCGGACCTGCCCACCCGGGTGTGGGGGCACTTCCTGATGGCCCGGGCCTACTTCCTGGCCCACCGCCAGCGGGACGCCCTCCAGCAGCTCGCCGAGGCGGCCCGGCTCAACGGGCCGGACCTCCTCGTCGCCCCCCTGCTCCCGGAGCTCCGGCGGGCCGACCGGCTCTTCCGCGTGGCCGGGCGGCGGGGGGTGGAGTGGCCCCGCATCTGGGACCCCCTGCGCCGGCTTGGGCGGTCCCGCCGGGCCTCCGCCCGGGCCGCCTCGCCCCCTATGGAGATCCGGGCCTTCGGCCCCGGGGAGGTGTGGATCGAGGGCCAGCGCGTGGCCTGGCCCGAGGGCCGCAAGGCCTGGGAGCTGTTCTTCTTCATGCTCTCGGTGGGCTCGGCGACCCGGGAGGAGATCGGGGCGGCCCTCTGGCCCGACGCCGACCCGGCCCGCCTCACCGGTCAGTTCCACTCGGCCAAGTGGCGCCTCAAGCGGATCCTGAAGCGGGAGGTCCTGGTCTTCCGGGAGGGCCGCTACGCCTTCGACCGCCGCCAGCCCCACTGGTATGACGTGGAGATCTTCGAGGCCCACCTCCGGCAGGCCCGGGCCGCCCGGGGGACCCCCGAGGCCCTCTCCCATCTGCGGGCGGCCGTGGAGCTTTACCGGGGGGACTACCTGAGCGGCTGGAACGCCGAGTGGGCGGTGGAGCGCCGGGAGCGGCTGCGGGCCCAGTATCTGGAGGCCCTCCTCACCCTGGCGGAGGCGACCCTGACGGCGGGGGAGCCGGCGGCGGCCCTGGCCTGGTTCCAGCAGGCCCTGCAGGCCGACCCTTACCTGGAGGCCGCCTGCCTGGGGGCCCTCCGCTGTTACCTCGCCCTGGACCAGCCCGGCGCCGCCCTGGATCTCTACCGGCAGTATGCGGCCCGCCTGGAGCGGGAGCTGGGCCTGCGGCCCTCCCCGGAGGCCCAGGCCCTGTATGAGTCCATCCGCCGCGCCCGGAGCCCGACCGGCCGCCCGTGA
- a CDS encoding branched-chain amino acid transaminase: MSGRYAFFKGRIVPIEEAVISVRTHAFNYGTGVFEGIRAYWNEEEQQLFIFRPREHYERLLASARMLLMSFPYTPDDLTRITVELLQKEGYREDVYIRPIAYKADEVIGVRLHNLKEELTIWTTPFGHYIEREAAHVMVSSWRRINDNAIPARSKITGAYVNSALAKSEAMLNGFDEAIVLTEDGHVAEGSAENLFIIRNGVLITPPVTDEILEGITRRTIIELAHNELGIPTVERHIDRTELYYADEMFLCGTGVQLVPVVSVDRRPVGNGEIGPITRRLHDLYFDVVRGKVPKYRSWCVPVYVPEPVGAARG, encoded by the coding sequence ATGAGCGGCCGCTATGCGTTCTTCAAAGGTCGCATCGTGCCCATCGAGGAGGCGGTGATCAGCGTGCGCACCCACGCCTTCAACTACGGCACCGGCGTCTTCGAAGGGATACGGGCCTACTGGAACGAGGAAGAGCAGCAGCTCTTCATCTTCCGGCCCCGTGAGCACTACGAGCGACTCCTCGCCTCCGCCCGCATGCTCCTGATGAGCTTCCCCTACACCCCCGACGACCTCACCCGCATCACCGTCGAGCTGCTTCAGAAAGAGGGCTACCGGGAGGACGTCTACATCCGCCCCATCGCCTACAAGGCGGACGAGGTCATCGGGGTCCGTCTGCACAACCTCAAGGAGGAGCTGACCATCTGGACCACCCCCTTCGGCCACTACATCGAGCGGGAGGCGGCCCACGTGATGGTCTCCTCCTGGCGGCGGATCAACGACAACGCCATCCCCGCCCGCTCCAAGATCACCGGGGCCTACGTGAACTCCGCCCTGGCCAAGAGCGAGGCCATGCTCAACGGCTTCGACGAGGCCATCGTGCTGACCGAGGACGGCCACGTGGCCGAGGGGAGCGCCGAGAACCTCTTCATCATCCGGAACGGCGTCCTGATCACCCCGCCGGTGACCGATGAGATCCTGGAGGGGATCACCCGGCGCACCATCATCGAGCTGGCCCACAACGAGCTGGGGATCCCGACGGTGGAGCGCCACATCGATCGCACCGAGCTGTATTACGCCGACGAGATGTTCCTGTGCGGCACCGGCGTCCAGCTCGTCCCGGTGGTCTCAGTGGACCGGCGGCCGGTGGGCAACGGGGAGATCGGGCCGATCACCCGGCGGCTCCATGATCTCTACTTCGATGTGGTGCGGGGGAAGGTGCCGAAGTATCGGAGCTGGTGCGTCCCGGTCTATGTGCCGGAGCCGGTAGGGGCCGCCCGCGGATAG
- a CDS encoding penicillin-binding protein produces MALRPGDFSWLLERRRMRRARRHQGAARWVRLALALGIFGLTGMGLFGAAGAAGAAALYVSLIRQADPARIEASARAFETTKIYDRTGRVLLYEVIDPTWGDRTWVPLERIPLALRQATIAIEDRSFYENPGINPRGLLRAFWINLRTGGEVVQGGSSITQQLVKNTLIDPQERYQRSYTRKLKEILLALELSRRYSKDQILEMYLNTNFYGNLAYGVEAASQIYFGKHVWELNLAESAMLAAIPQFPSLNPIDAPQEAKRRQEIVLDAMVREGYISPEAAAAAKAQPLQIRRQPAARFDIKAPHFSLYVRRWLEERFGPELVHRGGLRVYTTLDWDLQQYAEQAVRRHVEKLKAEKRNVTNGALVAIRPKTGEILAMVGSVDYWDESIDGRFNVAVDGLRQPGSAFKPFTYATLLSQGVPASHLFWDVPKTFDQGPGMPPYAPENYDRKFHGPQRMRLALARSYNIPAVEALQMAGIANVIRLAHRMGLTTLDKGLDYYGLALTLGGGEVRLIDMVYAFSVFANNGFMAGAPVPEDRRRPGYRELDPVPVLRVETPDGKVLWEYRQPEVQAILDPRVAYLITSILSDKAARWEAFGRGNVLELSRPAAVKTGTTNDFRDNWTIGYTPQLAVGVWVGNTDNSPMRNVSGIAGAAPIWHDVMEYAHRDLPVEPFQRPPGLIEKTICAVSGKLPGPYCPTVKELFIPGTEPQEICDLHQAFRINRETGKLATASTPPDKVEEKVFLVVPPEALGWAREAGIPQPPTEYDTQFAQPAGDVAILNPAPYAYVRGIVPILGNARGDVAFYRLAVGAGLNPTAWIPIGPEHGNAVDNGLLENWDTSGFADGLYTLQLTVVRHDGSVHTAVVPVTVDRTPPTVRVVYPREGETYKLSEEWISVVTEVSDNYAMDRVEFYADGQPFAVRDAPPFNAKWYFNRVERERLLGCHEFWVKAYDKAGNETESNHVRACVTR; encoded by the coding sequence ATGGCCCTTCGACCCGGGGACTTCAGCTGGCTGCTGGAGCGACGACGGATGCGGCGGGCCCGCCGCCACCAGGGGGCCGCCCGATGGGTCCGCCTGGCGCTGGCGCTGGGGATCTTCGGCCTCACCGGGATGGGATTGTTCGGCGCGGCCGGCGCGGCCGGGGCTGCCGCCCTTTACGTCAGCCTGATCCGCCAGGCCGACCCCGCCCGCATCGAGGCCAGCGCCAGAGCCTTCGAGACCACCAAGATCTACGACCGCACCGGCCGCGTGCTCCTCTACGAGGTGATCGACCCCACCTGGGGCGACCGCACCTGGGTGCCCCTGGAGCGGATCCCCCTGGCCCTGCGCCAGGCCACCATCGCCATCGAGGATCGCTCCTTCTACGAGAACCCGGGGATCAACCCTCGCGGCCTGTTGCGGGCCTTCTGGATCAACCTGCGCACCGGCGGCGAGGTCGTCCAGGGCGGCTCCTCCATCACCCAGCAGCTGGTGAAGAACACCCTGATCGATCCCCAGGAGCGCTACCAGCGCTCCTACACCCGCAAGCTCAAGGAGATCCTGCTGGCCCTGGAGCTCTCCCGCCGCTACTCGAAGGATCAGATCCTGGAAATGTATCTGAACACGAACTTCTACGGGAACCTGGCCTACGGGGTGGAGGCCGCCTCCCAGATCTACTTCGGCAAGCACGTGTGGGAGCTGAACCTGGCGGAGTCCGCCATGCTGGCCGCCATCCCCCAGTTCCCCAGCCTGAACCCCATCGACGCCCCCCAGGAGGCCAAGCGCCGTCAGGAGATCGTGCTGGACGCGATGGTGCGGGAGGGCTACATCTCCCCCGAGGCGGCCGCGGCCGCCAAGGCCCAGCCCCTCCAGATCCGACGCCAGCCCGCCGCGCGTTTCGACATCAAAGCCCCCCACTTCTCCCTTTACGTCCGCCGCTGGCTGGAGGAGCGCTTCGGACCCGAACTGGTCCACCGTGGCGGGCTCCGGGTCTACACCACCCTGGACTGGGACCTCCAGCAATACGCCGAGCAGGCCGTCCGCCGCCACGTCGAGAAGCTGAAGGCGGAAAAGCGCAATGTGACCAACGGGGCCCTGGTGGCCATCCGGCCGAAGACCGGCGAGATCCTGGCCATGGTCGGCAGCGTGGATTACTGGGACGAATCCATCGACGGCCGTTTCAACGTGGCCGTGGACGGCCTGCGGCAGCCGGGCTCCGCCTTCAAGCCCTTCACCTACGCCACCCTGCTCAGCCAGGGCGTGCCGGCCTCCCACCTGTTCTGGGATGTCCCCAAGACCTTCGATCAGGGGCCGGGGATGCCGCCTTACGCCCCGGAGAACTACGACCGCAAGTTCCATGGCCCCCAGCGGATGCGGCTAGCCCTGGCCCGCAGCTACAACATCCCGGCCGTGGAGGCCCTGCAGATGGCCGGGATCGCCAACGTCATCCGCCTCGCCCACCGCATGGGACTCACCACCCTGGATAAAGGCCTGGATTACTACGGCCTGGCCCTCACCCTGGGCGGCGGCGAGGTGCGCCTGATCGACATGGTCTACGCCTTCAGCGTCTTCGCCAACAACGGCTTCATGGCCGGCGCCCCCGTCCCCGAAGACCGCCGCCGGCCCGGCTACCGGGAGCTGGACCCGGTCCCCGTGCTCCGGGTGGAGACCCCCGACGGGAAGGTCCTCTGGGAATACCGCCAGCCGGAGGTCCAGGCCATCCTGGACCCGCGGGTGGCCTACCTGATCACCAGCATCCTCTCGGACAAGGCCGCCCGCTGGGAGGCCTTCGGGCGCGGCAACGTCCTGGAGCTCTCCCGGCCCGCGGCGGTGAAGACGGGGACCACCAACGACTTCCGGGACAACTGGACCATCGGCTACACCCCGCAGCTGGCGGTGGGCGTGTGGGTGGGGAACACCGACAACAGCCCGATGCGGAACGTCTCCGGGATCGCTGGGGCGGCCCCCATCTGGCACGACGTGATGGAATACGCCCACCGGGACCTCCCGGTGGAGCCCTTCCAGCGGCCCCCCGGCCTGATCGAGAAGACCATCTGCGCCGTCTCCGGGAAGCTCCCCGGCCCCTACTGCCCGACGGTGAAGGAGCTGTTCATCCCGGGGACGGAACCTCAAGAGATCTGCGACCTGCACCAGGCCTTCCGTATCAACCGGGAGACCGGCAAGCTGGCCACCGCCAGCACGCCTCCAGACAAGGTGGAGGAGAAGGTCTTCCTGGTGGTCCCGCCGGAGGCCCTGGGCTGGGCCCGGGAGGCCGGCATCCCCCAGCCGCCCACGGAATACGACACCCAGTTCGCTCAGCCGGCCGGCGACGTCGCCATCCTCAACCCCGCCCCCTACGCCTACGTCCGCGGGATCGTCCCCATCCTCGGCAACGCCCGGGGGGATGTGGCCTTCTACCGGCTGGCCGTGGGGGCCGGCCTGAACCCCACCGCCTGGATCCCCATCGGCCCGGAGCACGGCAACGCCGTGGACAACGGGCTCCTGGAGAACTGGGACACCTCCGGCTTCGCCGACGGCCTCTACACCCTGCAGCTCACCGTGGTCCGCCACGACGGGAGCGTGCACACCGCCGTGGTCCCGGTGACCGTGGACCGCACCCCACCCACGGTGCGGGTGGTGTATCCGCGGGAGGGGGAGACGTATAAGCTTTCGGAGGAATGGATCAGCGTGGTCACCGAGGTCTCGGACAACTACGCCATGGACCGCGTGGAGTTCTACGCCGACGGGCAGCCCTTCGCCGTGCGCGATGCGCCGCCCTTCAACGCGAAGTGGTATTTCAACCGGGTGGAGCGGGAGCGCCTGCTGGGCTGCCACGAGTTCTGGGTGAAGGCCTACGACAAGGCCGGCAACGAGACCGAGAGCAACCACGTCCGCGCCTGCGTCACCCGCTGA